The genomic stretch TcccccaaaattaaaaagaaaaagaaatggttCAAATGTTAGTCTTCAGATTGTAATTATTGGAATTCTAACCAGGTATCTTCAGAAGGCACCTACATCATGGACAGCGCTTACCACGGCATTCTTGTTCTTTGTGATTGTTTTATTAGTCGGTTACATGATATATGGTGCAGCAATTCACATTGTTAAAGTTGAGGACGATTTCCATAAAATGCAGGAACTGAAAGGCCAAGCAGAAGCTGCTGGTGTGGCCAAATCCCAGGTTACACCTATAACCTGTTTTAGCAGGACAATTAACTTATGCtgtcaaataaattgaattgaaatatgTGAcctaatttctttctcttcctccttTTGTTCATTGATGGCAGTTCCTTGCCACTGTTTCACACGAAATTAGAACACCCATGAATGGCATCCTGGGTATGTTGAAACCATGTAAATCTTTTGATTATTAGAAGGCGAGAGTCTTTTGTCGAAGATGCCTAACTTCTTTTGTGCACTTGCAGGAATGCTTGCCCTGCTTCTAGATACCGATTTGAGTTCAACCCAAAGGGACTACGCTCAAACTGCTCAAGCTTGTGGAAAGGCACTCATAACATTAATAAATGAAGTGCTTGACCGGGCTAAGATTGAAGCTGGGAAGTTAGAGTTGGAGGCAGTCCCGTTTGACCTTCGCTCCATACTGGATGATGTTCTCTCTTTATTCTCTGAGAAGTCTAGGCACAAGGGTATCGAGGTAACTTATGCTACTGCAACAAGGATAATTACTACATGCAATTCAGAGTTGTTTGGACAGAAATTATTCCTTTAAAGGACCTGAATTATAGTTTTGTTGTCATCATTGTATTTCTCTTATTTAGATGGTGAAGTACTGCACGTTTACCATTTATGAACTGACTCTGAATTCTCCCCTTTGTTTGTTTCACAACTCTCTACTGATGCGCTTTTTGGGATCAATTATGACTGGTGCTTGTCATGATCCACTTTATATTCACTCTCCAACTGAATGCCATGTGATCAATTTGGAAGTGAAGTTGGCTGTATTTGTGTCTGACAAAATTCCTGAAGTTGTTATGGGAGATCCAGGAAGGTTCCGGCAAGTTATCACCAATCTTGTAGGCAACTCAGTCAAAGTAAGAAAGCATTCAAATCCTGCCACTCTGATTTCTAAGTttctgatttattttttaattgtgattGTGAGCAATCCATTTACTTTGTAATGCAGCAATAATTTAATATCACCTTTTTGAACTCCTTCCCTCTTCAAGTATGAGGAGGGCATggataaaaaaaggaaaagaaagtatATATTATCTTCTCTTAACACTTATGGTGTTCACTTGAAACATACTGTCTACTTGCTTACCTGTTTAAAACAGTTTTTTgctgttaaattttttttttttttttccagtttaCAGAGCAAGGACATATTTTTGTTCAAGTCCATCTAGCTGAACATGTCAATGCTGTCATCAATGCAAAAACTGAATCCTGCTTGAATGGCGGATCTGGTGCCGTTCCCTTGGCTGGCTCTAAGTTTAAAACCTTAAGTGGCTGTGAAGCTGCTGATGACCGTAGCAGTTGGGAGAGTTATAAATGTTTAATCACTGATGAAGAATTCCGAATGTCCACAGAGGAGACTTCACAGAGTGTTACTTTGTTGGTGCATGTGGAGGATACCGGGATTGGTATTCCTTTAAATGCCCAGGAGCAAGTTTTCACACCCTTCATGCAGGCTGACAGTTCAACCTCTAGAAATTATGGTGGCACTGGTATTGGGTTAAGTATTAGTAAGTGTCTGGTAGAGCTAATGGGTGGTCAGATAAATTTCATTAGCCGCCCTCATGTTGGAAGCACATTTTCTTTCACTTCTGCCTTTAGACGGTGTGAGAGAAGTACCTTCTCTGATCTGAAAAAGCCTCTTCCTAGTGGATTTAAAGGATTGAAAGCAGTTGTAGTCGATGCCAAACCGGTCAGAGCAGCTGTTACCAAGTACCATCTTAAGAGACTTGGTATCGTGGTCGAAATTGTGAGTAGCATCAGGATGGGAGTTGCTCTGCCTGGAAAGAATGGTTCACTGAGATCTAAGTAAGTACTTGGCTTGatgttcattattttttaagtgtTCTCTTTCTTGGGTAGAAAACCTGTCATTCAtgataattttgaatttctatATGCCCAAAAGGcttgttttctcttgtttcCTCTTCATTTTGGATTAGCCCAAAACTTGTCACCATGTAATGGTTTGACACCGTAACATTATCTGTTCTGGTGGTTCTCTTGGATGGTAGGGAAAATACTGTTAATCACTCTATCCTGTTGTCCCAGGATCCAACCAGTGTAAAAACTGGAAAATTAATGACACAAAACACTTTCTTTACAATTTctcttggatttatttatttttttccaaattgcATGCTACCTAAATTTTCCAACCCTTCATGGATTAGTCCTTGGTTTCCATCCCTTGTTTAGTATTTCTTTTTCTGCCCTTTCCTACATAGATATGCATTCACTAAAGCTACTTTTATGCAAAGTCTGGGACTAGGATTTCTcaatgaaaaggaaaatgaagacaattttttagaaaactGTTCCTATCTAAACATTGCCTGCTTGTAACTGTCATGTAACTTCGATATATatctaattgttttgtattatatGATACGGATCTAGCTTTAATTCCTTCAgtttctttttgtttcctttcctttccaCAAATCCAAGTTTGAGACGTGGCACAGCACTGTTTAGGCAAACAAAATTCTCTGCGAAATTCTTGAGACATCCTCGTAGAAAACTCGAGCTTTATGTTACTAGTATATTGTTAGCAATGCCTGCGTCAGAGTCCCAACTGAATTTTCCATGGACGGGTAAGGTTTACTTGCATATCGATGTAGACAGGTGCAAGTAAGTCTCAAGCGAATAACTCCAAGAATTCCTTTCAAGAACAATAATTCAGAAAATTAAGATCTGTACATTTTGCTTCGGTGGATACAGTTATGATGTATAATCTATTGAAACTATATCAATGCCCATGAATTCAATTTATTGTGATCATTGCAGAAATGAAATGCAAGCAGATATGATTCTAGTTGAGAAGGACTTGTGGATGTCTGGCGAGGATGGTAGCCTAAATTTACGGTTACTGGACTGGAAACAGAATGGTCATACATTTAAATTGCCGAAGCTGATTTTACTTGCGACCTGTATTACTGGTGCCGAGTTTGAGAAAGCAAAACAAGCAGGTTTTGCTGATACTGTGATCATGAAACCATTGAGAGCAAGTATGGTGGCAGCATGCCTTCAACAAGTTTTGGGAATGGGGAAGAAAATGCAACAAGACAAAGACATGGTTAACGGGTCTACTTTCCTTAAAAGCTTGCTTTGTGGCAAGAAAATTTTGGTGGTTGATGATAACATGGTGAACCGCAGAGTTGCTGCCGGTGCATTAAAGAAGTTTGGGGCCGATGTAGAGTGTGCCGAGAGTGGCAAAGCTGCTCTCACTTTGCTGCAATTACCACATAATTTTGATGCGTGCTTCATGGATATTCAGATGCCTGAAATGGACGGGTACTTACTCAAATTTGGCTTAATGATTCTTGATATGCAACttctattttgttctttctaagtATGGGTAAGTTTCTTCCCAAACAACTGGAAGAATCAATTTAATCAGACAGATTTGTGTGAACATAGCTTATAATGAGTTCATCCTAGTGGGAAACTGCCTTTTGAATGCGACAGGATTTTACGAATTGTGTGATACTTACCTAattcttctcctcctttctGCAGTTTTGACGCAACACGGCTTATTCGTGAAATGGAGAGGAAGGCGAACGAGCAGCAGACAAACGGATCCACGGCCATGGAGGGCCGGCAGGCTGAATGGCACGTGCCAATATTAGCCATGACAGCAGACGTTATTCATGCCACCTACGATAAATGCCTAGAATATGGTATGGACGGTTACGTGTCGAAGCCCTTTGAGGAGGAGAATCTCTATCAGGCCGTCGCCAGGTTCTTCGAACCAAAGCCCATCTCCGACTTGTAGCAGGATGCCAATTACAAGTGAATCGGCCAATCTCTAACCATGAAGTTCCGGTCAGTCCTGATGATGCATTGAGACTTTCCTTGGTGTTATAGCAGATTTTATGGAGGGAATTAGCTGCCAAtatacgttttttttttttttggtttaatgtTTTACTCAGACAATTTTTTTGCTGTAAAAGCAAATTAGTTGCTTAAAATTAGGAAGGTTGGTTGCTACTTTAAAAGCATGTTAGTAGTAGTGGAGACAGTTATGGCCGTATTCTCTCTCATGTAAGTTTGCTGTATATAAGCATTTCAATGGAATTAAACAGTGTGCCTATTTTTTCAGCAATTTTATGTTCTGCCATTGTTCCACAGGCCCAAGCATTGCCGGCAAGTTTTCCTCCATTCTCGTGGTGCTTTGTTCGAGTAGGTCGTCAACCCGGGTCGCCGAGCGTCGTTGACCAGTACTAAGACAGGCCAGGATCAGCTTCTCAGTAAATGTATACAAACTGCTCTGTAAAACTTCCAATGACCAATCCTCTTTGGTATGTACAGGGTCTTTTTAGAGGGGATAGGGGTGGCAACGGCAGAAACTGTATAATTTGTGAAGAAGCTACCCCCAAATACTGTGATCTGTATAATTGCCCTTTGTACAATGCTGCATTCCCCATTAAAAGGCTTCTGCTTCAATAGCCGGTTGGGTTAATTAGTCCAACCAAGAAAGCTATGGGAGTTTCATTTgcattattcttcttcttcttcttcttcttcttcttcttcttcttcttcttcttatgcAGTTGCATTTCCCCACGACTTCCTATATGATTTGGGTAAGGGTAATTATTCACGTGCAAACTCAATCCGTAAGATTATTACAGAATAATCAACCATGGAAGATGTTAAACTCAATCTATTTATTTGAAGGACTGCAGTTGCATTTCCCCACGACTTCCTATATGATTTGGGTAAGGGTAATTATTCACGTGCAAACTCAATCCATAAGATTATTACAGAATAATCAACCATGGAAGATGTTAAACTCAAtctatttatttgaattttctttcttcttttttatttatttcaaggTAACAACTTCTTTAATTTGAGCGGCGTTACTTTGGCCCTTTTAATTTATGGCTTCATAATGCCATGCCATGTTACAAGCATTTGGAATCCAAATTAAGGCTCTCACCGGCCCATTTGGATCAAGGGTTAAATAAAGGTATTATCTTCCTGGCATTATAACCTCTGGAGCACGGAAATGGTTCGAAGTCGTCATTTTAGCATTTTTGAATCGTTTCTTGTTTCAGAAACAAAAAAAACGGCTCAAAATGTTTTTTagatcatttttgtaatttgctaAACGTTCTAGGGTCGTTTtgtaaattacataaaatgaaCGATAAAGTTCACAAATCCCTCTCAATCATTACAGCTTGCGATGACAGTAATAAAGGGAGGGGTGTGCAGTGGCGGTGAGAGACAACATAAAAGAAGAATACAACAGCGATCAACGGTGAAAATTGGGGTAGCAGCAAGAAGATTGGTGGCGATAGGTGATTACTATctgttgaagaaaaagaaaaacaagcgGGAGGCGACTAagggaatgagagagaaaaagattttttttggaaaaagagAGACAAATGATATAGTATAAATGTATGTATagattattaaaaaagaaaacgaatataatgatatgtatatatgttaagtaatattcttaatttatgttatttttaattattaaattcagTTTACTTACTATCATAATATGGATATCAACATGTATTGGCTCTtggtttattttcaaattatttatagcaataatattattaattaattttttttttatttttttataaaaagatattaactattaattattATAGAACTTATGtgtattgtttatgtttatttgtattatttttgaattattttttatattaaaaattatatttacaaaaaaaatcttatatttttttaatttatactttattctgtgtttccattttttattttttgaaaaaaataggtttttcattttcattttgtattaaAAACGTTTTCTATATCCGTTTACATACAATCTAGATTATAACCATGTTTAGTTCATACAAGAAGGCAGGAATTCGGTAAGCTAGTGATTAACTTATCccatgcacatgggagaaagcTATCCTTCCCACCCTTTTGGGATAAATTAATCCTGGCACACTTCAAATTCTCTTAGAGAAAAATCCCtctttgtgataattatgactcaaaatccttATTTATCTGTAATTGGGTTTCCTGATTTAACAATgattataatttcaaatttgactgtgattatgatattgttaaattcgattttatgtgagatttatcttaTCTAGAGGAATACTCTCATGCATCATCTTCTGATCAGAATATGAAATCAAGACACAGAGTGTGTGtggcaatatcacttttgtatttcCAAGatttggttagtgatattttgttctttctatctATGATTTTTTCCAATTTGGATTTTCCAcgttaaattttgtgttcataTGTAGTTAattggtttgattatggtttgtaTTCGATTCGATTTCGTAACAAAGTGATATCAGAGTCATTGGATCAAACCATCACCTGTTTGTAGATATTAACCGTTGGATCTAATTTTTAGTAtcacatcatcttcttctttttttcaaacAGCAATTGTCGCTACTGACCATTACTGTCGCCATTAGCTGTCGCCATTTGAATCACCGTCGTTGACCGCGTTTGCCGCCTCGGTTAACCGCCACACGCTGTCACGCCCTTCACCACCTTCGCCACCAACTTCGTTGTCTTCTATCGTCGACCTCCTCCTTCAGTTGCCACCAATCTAGTTTATTGGCCTTCCTTCCATCCCTCTTCGTTGTTGTTTCTGCCATTAATTACTATTGAAGCTTCACCTAGATCTAGGTTAACCCATGAAGACCCACTCTAGATCTAGTAGCCAAATCTaacaaatttcatatttgatttttgCCCAGATTTGGTATCTTTGATCCATTTTTAATTgggtttattatttaaattatttgatattatttgagGGTATTTAATGGCTTCGTTAAAGTACGATATTCCGCTATTGGACcgaaatatcatattttcacaATGGTAGGTTAAGATGCGTGCAATTTTGGCACAAATGGATTTCCACGATGCACTCTTGGACTTTGAAAAAATGCCACAATTATGGAGTATTGAAGAAAAACAACGCAAGGATCGTAAGGCCTTGTCCTAGATACATCTGCATTTATCGAATCAAATTTTGCATgatgttttaaaagaaaaaattgttgttgttttatgcTTGAAACTAGTACAACTGTATATAACGAAAAGCTTAACCAATAAGTTACATCTGAAGTAAAGATTATATTCTCATTGAATGGCTAAATGTACGTCTATTGAGAGTCATTTAACAgtttttaaaaacattatttttgatttgaaatccatggaggttaagtatgatgatgaagatttggttctaattttattatgttttctaCCGGCCTCttattcaacttttagagacaCCATACTCTATATAGTCGGGATACTTTCACCCTATATGAAGTTTATGATACTTTATTCTCAAAAGAAATAACACATAAAAAATGAATGTTATAAGTTACAAAACAAACTTAAGAAATAGAAAActaactaaaaaaagaaaacaaccagAAACTTTAGGAGAAACCAATGTTGTTGAAAATAACAGTACAGATGGAGAATTTATGGTGGTTACTAATGAGGTTACTAAACCTAATAAACATTGGATTCTCGACACAACATACACGTTTCATGTCTCCTAATAGGAATTAGTTTTCGACATATAAAACTCTAAATTCTAGTGATGTGTTGATGGACaataattcttcttgtaaaattgttgGCATTGGaactgttaaaattaaaatgttcaaTGGTATTGTTCAAAGTTTAACTGATGCCAGACATGTTCCCAATCTtaaaagaaatcttatttcattgagtactcttgattcgAATGGCTACAAGTTCTTTGATAAATGTGGAGTTATTGGGGCCAGTAGAGACATTCTTGTTGTGATGAAAGGCACGAAATAGTACAATCAATTATATATTCTTCAGGGCTCTACCGTTACAAGTAATGcttttgtttttacttcttctttatctGATACTGATCTCACTTAGTTATGGCATATGTGTCTTGGACATATGAGTAAAATAGGTATGGCTAAATTGAGCAAAAGAGAACTTCTTGAAGGGTAGAATATTGAAAAATTGGAGTTTTGTGAACACTGCGTTTTCGGTAAGCAAAAATGGGTTAAATTTACTAAAGGCATTAACAATACGAAAGGTATATTGGACTATGTTCATTCTGATCTCTAAGGTTCGGCCAGAGTACCCTTTGCAGGTGGTGCCAGATATATGTTGACTTTCATcgatgatttttctagaaaagtcTAGTTATTCTTCTTGAGGTAGAAAACTGAAGTTTTTGCTACTTTCAAATAGTGGAAGACTAATACTGAGAAACAAACTGACAGATAGATCAAGCGTCTCCGCACAAATAATGATTTAGAATTTTGTTCACCtaaatttaatgatttatgtaGGAAAAAATGAATTCTAAGGCATTTAATAGTTCTAGGTAcgccacaacaaaatggtgtagccaAGCGAATGAACTGAACCTTGATGGAAAATATACGTTTTATGCCTTCTAATTCCGGTTTATCTAAGTTTTTTGGGCTGAGCTTGCTTGTATGGCATATTTTCTAGTTAATCGGTCTCCGTCATTTGctattgataagaaaactccTAAAGAATTTTGGTCAAGTGCTCCTGCAAATTAttctaatttgaaaatttttggatgtcctgcatttgttcatgttgaTAATGAGAAATTAGAACCAAGGTTTAAATGGTGTCTCTTCCTTGGTTATAAGCCTGGTGTTAAGGGTTATAAGTTATGGGATCCAGAAGCATCTGAAGTTGTGATTAGCAGAGATgctattttttatgaaattgctATGCTACGTGGTTTATCTGTAAAAGAAACTAACCTCACAGGTCACCAGAGTTCTGATATTCATGTGGAGCTTGAAATCGACAAGAGTCAAACATCTGagccatcatcatcatcttagATTAAATCAAGCCCCAAGTCAAGTCCAGAAGCAAGTGTTGGTCCATTAGATTATTGTATTGCTAAGAATAGACCCAGAAGAAATATCAAACCTCCTCAAGCTAATCTCGTTGCATATGCTTTGAATGTGCCCGAAGATATTGACTGTAGTGAAAAGCCTTCCACTTATTCTGAAGCAATTAGTTGTGCTAAATCTGGGAGATGGAttactgtaatacccaagaaattaagattatttgaaaataatcgttttattagaaaaacgaAATTTCagggaagattggtatctaaatagccaaaaaaaatgactgaatcaactgtagggagtgccctggagccaagatgccaaagaaaaatgatatggccgtgatgagtatttcgaggcatgatttatggcatcaaaagaaaagagatcgggaacaattttcggtacagcaaaaatgcagCTGCATATTAGGTTGTAATACTGAATTGTAATAGACaacttctgggaagtcaacggaagcttgagagggcttcgatttttcataaggaacaactcttcagtggttttaagaagaaacgaaagggtttaagaccaaaacgaagattcgggcctaagtgcagtttgtCGAAATTCCCgtagggaggtcaaaatgatatttttttgaaatttttaaaggtcaaatgaaatttttaggacTTGAGAAACTTGAATGCAATTATGTAAAGTTGAGGGGCTATGTGAAAATGGGTTAAAGTGAGAATAGCCAAAATTTGAGGGGTTAAAgtgcaaaaaaatgaaaatgttggCCATGGAATCCGACCAGGCCACGAGGGGTCACCGAAAGCCACTGGGCTAGCATGGGGGATGGTCAGGGATCACGTGGGTGTGATCATCAGCCGACAAGGGCCACTGTGGTGgccaaaatttggagaaaaagtCCACCAAAAAGCTGGTCGGATTTCCACGCCTTGCAACTCAATTTCTTGGTCGGCAAGGGCTGCTTCTAGGCCAATCTAAGGGAGGTGGAAACTCCTAAGGCCTTGGGTTAGCCGACCAAGGGCGTTTGAGAGTTCagatttgcctataaatagggcatgTGTTGGCTGAAAATTTCAAAGACTTTGAGCTCCAAATCGACCCactttttgagaaaattagggttccaaaataaggggcttttgttgcccatgccCTAAGGATGAATTCTGGTaagtttgaagcattttggtgcaAGTTTGAGAGGGTTTTCGAGGTCCCCGAAAAGAGGGAGGCGGACGGTTGGCCGAGGCTTCGAGCCTCCAGTTGACGGCCTTCCTGAGCTCTTTTGAGCCCCCAATCCATGGCACCGTGATCAACTGGAAGATGCAGTCAAGGCGGTGGAACAAACCAGCATCGCCGGCACAACTGTCGCGGAAGAAGAAGACCGGCAGGTGCCGGTCACGCACTGGTCTTCACGAGCGCCACTCGCCCTAGGCGCGTGCTGGCGCGTGGCTGGTTTGAAAAATCTGCAAAAATtcctgaaaaatagaaaaaaatattttactggGGTTTGTGTAAAAAGTTTTGGTGTTTGCcttcccgatgtctcgatttttgcaCCAACTAGCCTCATTTTGTGTGAAAACGCAGCATCCAGGTAAGTCcagtaattttctcttgatgTTCATAagttattatgaattgttgtgaaattagatttgagaaaatagtctcgatggtatttattcaaatttttaggaggcaaaatggaagaaaatgaagaaaaaattaaagaaattagaatattgagatatttagtgattaaatatgcttTCTATGATTTATATTCTCGAGgaaaagtgattggtgcaactttcaAGAGTTGGGCACACATATCAAGGAGATGTGTGCTTTTCGAGAAAAATCGAGTTTATCTCAAAATGTGAGTTAtcctatcctatatgatatgattgtttattgtGCATGATATtaatgattagtggttaattttgtaaaaattttgttataattatacctttcttttgatcttaaaaatggtttaaattagatattaatatatattttatggttatatgcaagtttaaattgaaaaatgaatgaaatgaaattttaaagtaaaatttaataataataataataataatatataaaattatatataatacatatacatcattatatgcatgcatgtaatatatatatataatataatctaatatatatatgtgtcatgtgtaatacatatatataatatataatttattaataacattaaattatttttattttattttttaggcatgaagaattcaagcccatgaagacttaaagtccatgaaaaattaaagtccatgaagaattcaagcccatgaagaattaaggcccaatttgagcaacccatggaagatattatttggagaaggcccaaggattatttttaatcctaatgaagattaaaaaccaatttatagaaatctatttttattttttatgtgagagctttattaggtgtgttttttagctaaaatccatttaactattaggtggatattatagctaaaatccatttaactttatgagtgctttattagatatgtattttagctaaaatccatttaatattaggtgtgtattatagctaaaatccatttaactttaagtgtgtgagtgcccattagatataattatgtctagttgaataattgaaattgtgtggtttatattgcatcttgtggcctataaataggtcacttgattgcatttgtaagtgtgattattattcttgaataaaagtttaattgtttccttataattctctctttgagaattgttcttgttctttctcattttctttagtactttctcttataatcttacttctttttttttttcttttaaattcttatgtcatttattgtcttttaattattcaccgcttaaatggccggttagtttatgcctttaaattcctgcaattttaattcttgtcttttaattattcaccgcctaaatggccggttagtttatgcttttaaatttctgtaattttaattcttgtcttttaattatccactgcctaaatggccagttagtttttactattttaattcctgtcatttaaattctgttatttaaattacgtcatttaaatttctgtcaattaactttcaaataaaaatgagtagctaaatctaatcttgggttaaggcaaggacagtgtccaacgccaatgattcccaaagaaagctgcgctttaaataagtaacattaatttaaatttcagtatgagtgt from Diospyros lotus cultivar Yz01 chromosome 9, ASM1463336v1, whole genome shotgun sequence encodes the following:
- the LOC127809974 gene encoding histidine kinase 4 — protein: MSLKMQGHHLVAMSLNEQLNTKRKYTFISRAWLPKILSLWIIFMAFVANLIYQRMDAENKERRKEALVSMCDQRARMLQDQFSVSVNHVHALAILVSTFHYLKNPSAVDQETFAEYTARTAFERPLLSGVAYAQRVIHSEREEFEREHGWTIRTMEKEPSPIRDEYAPVIFSQETVSYIESLDMMSGEEDKENILKARATGKAVLTSPFRLLGSHHLGVVLTFPVYKSKLTPNPSVEERIQATAGYLGGAFDVESLVENLLGQLAGNQAIVVNVFDVTNSSDPLIMYGHQYQDGDMSLKHDSSLDFGDPFRKHQMVCRYLQKAPTSWTALTTAFLFFVIVLLVGYMIYGAAIHIVKVEDDFHKMQELKGQAEAAGVAKSQFLATVSHEIRTPMNGILGMLALLLDTDLSSTQRDYAQTAQACGKALITLINEVLDRAKIEAGKLELEAVPFDLRSILDDVLSLFSEKSRHKGIELAVFVSDKIPEVVMGDPGRFRQVITNLVGNSVKFTEQGHIFVQVHLAEHVNAVINAKTESCLNGGSGAVPLAGSKFKTLSGCEAADDRSSWESYKCLITDEEFRMSTEETSQSVTLLVHVEDTGIGIPLNAQEQVFTPFMQADSSTSRNYGGTGIGLSISKCLVELMGGQINFISRPHVGSTFSFTSAFRRCERSTFSDLKKPLPSGFKGLKAVVVDAKPVRAAVTKYHLKRLGIVVEIVSSIRMGVALPGKNGSLRSKNEMQADMILVEKDLWMSGEDGSLNLRLLDWKQNGHTFKLPKLILLATCITGAEFEKAKQAGFADTVIMKPLRASMVAACLQQVLGMGKKMQQDKDMVNGSTFLKSLLCGKKILVVDDNMVNRRVAAGALKKFGADVECAESGKAALTLLQLPHNFDACFMDIQMPEMDGFDATRLIREMERKANEQQTNGSTAMEGRQAEWHVPILAMTADVIHATYDKCLEYGMDGYVSKPFEEENLYQAVARFFEPKPISDL